In the genome of Gemmatimonadota bacterium, one region contains:
- a CDS encoding FCD domain-containing protein, translated as MTESLTRPSRRSLVDLVIARIQQQISLGVLVPGKRIPTETELGDALGVSRTTIREAVVVLAHMGLLEVRQGDGTYVMASAPGRESLDQRLRRAAALEVYEVRRPLEIETARLAAARRTASDVRRLRELLAERDKFRAAGKSEQAVDIDVEFHRTIAVASRNAVLADVYNAFSIALRETLVHVAHDSVVGVDTTDLHYALVDAIARGDEEDAGATAARLIEIDAESLRSALTP; from the coding sequence ATGACCGAATCGCTGACGCGTCCTTCCCGCCGGAGCCTGGTCGATCTCGTGATCGCCCGAATCCAGCAACAGATATCTCTGGGGGTGCTTGTGCCTGGGAAGCGCATTCCTACCGAGACCGAGCTGGGGGACGCCCTTGGAGTCAGTCGTACGACCATTCGCGAGGCTGTGGTCGTGCTTGCACACATGGGCCTGCTCGAAGTGCGACAGGGCGACGGTACCTATGTCATGGCCTCTGCGCCCGGACGCGAATCGCTGGATCAACGGTTGCGCCGCGCGGCGGCGCTCGAGGTCTATGAGGTGCGCAGGCCCCTGGAGATCGAGACCGCGCGCCTCGCCGCGGCCAGACGAACGGCAAGCGACGTGCGACGCTTGCGCGAATTGCTTGCCGAACGTGACAAGTTTCGCGCCGCGGGAAAATCAGAGCAGGCCGTCGACATCGACGTTGAGTTTCACCGGACTATCGCCGTTGCAAGCAGGAACGCCGTACTTGCGGATGTCTACAACGCGTTCAGCATCGCTCTTCGAGAGACGCTCGTTCACGTCGCGCATGACAGCGTGGTCGGCGTTGACACGACAGATCTGCACTACGCGCTCGTCGACGCCATCGCGCGCGGTGATGAAGAGGACGCGGGCGCCACAGCTGCGCGGTTGATCGAGATCGACGCCGAGAGTCTCCGGAGCGCACTCACACCGTAA
- a CDS encoding peptidylprolyl isomerase yields the protein MSTATSGATADHTASSVDTPRSSAAILLDPTDPEWRRAAPARSHLRFETTKGVFVLELVRAWGPIGADRFYNLARLGYYNDARFHRVVPGYIVQWGINGKPAVNAAWKDQQIANDSPRSHNVRGTFAFAQFGPGDSKTRNTEIYINLRDNPRSDAEPFTMLGTVIEGMDVLDSLYSGYGEKSGGGLRQGKQGPLLEGGNAYMDLEYPKLDRILRVTVTTVER from the coding sequence ATGAGTACAGCCACCAGCGGGGCCACCGCCGACCACACGGCCAGCAGTGTCGATACGCCTCGCAGTTCCGCGGCCATTCTGCTCGACCCGACGGATCCCGAATGGCGCCGCGCGGCGCCCGCCAGGTCGCATCTCCGCTTCGAGACGACCAAGGGGGTGTTCGTACTCGAGCTGGTGCGCGCGTGGGGTCCCATCGGTGCCGACCGTTTCTACAACCTTGCTCGGCTCGGCTACTACAACGACGCGCGCTTCCATCGCGTCGTACCGGGTTACATCGTGCAGTGGGGGATCAACGGAAAGCCGGCAGTGAACGCGGCGTGGAAAGACCAGCAGATCGCCAACGATTCGCCCCGATCGCACAACGTGCGAGGCACGTTCGCGTTCGCGCAGTTTGGGCCGGGCGATTCGAAGACACGCAACACGGAGATCTACATCAACCTCCGGGACAATCCGCGCAGCGACGCCGAACCGTTCACGATGCTGGGTACGGTGATCGAGGGGATGGACGTCCTCGACAGCCTGTACTCAGGCTATGGCGAGAAATCCGGCGGCGGTTTGCGGCAGGGCAAGCAAGGTCCGCTCCTGGAGGGCGGGAACGCGTACATGGATCTGGAATACCCGAAACTCGATCGGATATTGAGAGTGACGGTGACGACAGTGGAGCGCTGA
- a CDS encoding YncE family protein, which produces MAQQQDGRRFLTQIDRGVVAIQALIRQSVIPVIGAIMALVSTSASLHALPDKPVSCAATPTSLTPEDYRRVLPSTRAPASPGLRLVTELPLPGPANRFDYQSFDPIAHKLYMNHMNAGETLVFSTDSGRITGRIPGVPRATGVLAIPSRHMVYISAAGAHEVAGVDDRTLKVVQRIGGILFPDGIAYDENTGRLFVSDESGSADVVIDVATGRKVATIALGGEAGNTHYDSVSHCVLVAVQTRNQLVAIDPLSEKIVGRYDLPGSDHPHGFALDEPGRLLFMSCEGNAKLLVLDLTTMSVVGTHDVGDGPDVLAWDAAWRRLYVASEGGVLSAFWADGTTLRPAGEYRAPHAHTVGLDSRTHRLYLPLQDIGGRPLLRVLAPSS; this is translated from the coding sequence ATGGCGCAGCAACAAGACGGGCGAAGGTTCCTTACCCAAATCGACAGAGGGGTTGTGGCGATTCAGGCGTTGATCAGACAGTCGGTGATTCCGGTCATCGGCGCAATTATGGCACTCGTTTCGACCAGCGCTTCGCTCCATGCCTTGCCGGACAAGCCGGTGTCATGTGCAGCAACACCAACCTCACTCACGCCGGAAGATTATCGTCGCGTACTTCCGTCGACGCGCGCGCCGGCGAGTCCCGGTCTACGTCTTGTCACCGAATTGCCGCTACCGGGACCTGCCAACCGGTTCGATTATCAGAGCTTCGATCCGATCGCTCACAAGTTGTACATGAATCACATGAACGCCGGAGAGACGCTGGTCTTTTCGACAGACAGCGGCCGTATCACTGGGCGAATCCCCGGAGTGCCTCGTGCAACGGGTGTTCTGGCCATTCCGTCCCGTCACATGGTGTACATATCAGCCGCTGGCGCTCATGAGGTTGCGGGAGTGGATGATCGGACTCTCAAGGTCGTTCAACGGATTGGCGGCATTCTGTTTCCCGATGGGATTGCGTACGATGAAAACACGGGAAGGCTGTTCGTATCCGACGAATCGGGTAGTGCAGATGTCGTGATCGATGTCGCCACCGGCAGGAAGGTCGCTACGATCGCACTCGGCGGCGAGGCTGGCAACACCCATTACGATTCGGTCTCGCACTGTGTTCTGGTCGCGGTGCAGACGCGGAATCAACTCGTGGCCATCGATCCTCTGAGCGAGAAGATCGTAGGCCGGTATGATCTGCCTGGCTCGGATCATCCTCACGGTTTCGCGCTCGACGAACCCGGTCGGTTGCTGTTCATGTCGTGCGAGGGAAATGCAAAGCTGCTTGTGCTGGATCTCACCACCATGAGCGTCGTCGGAACGCATGACGTTGGCGACGGTCCTGATGTACTCGCGTGGGATGCAGCGTGGCGCCGACTGTATGTTGCGTCGGAAGGTGGTGTTCTGTCGGCCTTCTGGGCTGACGGAACGACGCTCCGTCCGGCAGGCGAGTACCGCGCGCCACACGCGCATACGGTTGGACTCGATTCACGCACGCACCGGCTGTACCTCCCGCTCCAGGACATTGGTGGCCGTCCGCTGCTTCGTGTTCTCGCGCCTTCGAGTTAG
- a CDS encoding FAD-dependent monooxygenase, with amino-acid sequence MTEHAVVIAGAGPTGLMLAGELALAGVDVAIVERRASQELAGSRAGGLQSRTIEVFDQRGIADRFLSEGQVAQVGAFASVKLDISDFPTRHPYGLGLWQNHIERILAGWVDELKVPIHRGREVTGFVQDHTGLDVQLSNGESLRAEYLVGCDGGRSVIRKTAGIEFPGWDPTMSSLIAEVEMTEQPELGVHRSAAGMYAFGKLEYEIRDGKIIYKDGGSIRVMVPEPHVGTSREPTLGDLSAALIAVCGTDYGLRSATSISRFTDMTRQAAAYRDRRVLLAGDAAHVHSPVGGQGLNTGVQDAVNLGWKLAQVVRQTSPESLLDTYHAERHPIAARVLRTTMAQVALLRTDERTRALGDVVTELLGMDEPRRTFAARMSGLDIHYDLGAGHPLLGRRMPDLDLVTANGPLRVFTLLHNARPVLLKLGGPGDFDIAPWADRVQSIDAEYHGTWELPALGVVAPPTAVLIRPDGYVAWVGERSDGGLVDALITWFGAGDSAQSRRLSDGPRVL; translated from the coding sequence ATGACTGAACATGCGGTGGTGATTGCCGGTGCCGGCCCGACTGGGCTGATGCTGGCGGGCGAGCTTGCGCTGGCTGGCGTCGACGTCGCGATCGTCGAGCGGCGCGCGAGCCAGGAGCTCGCCGGTTCGCGCGCGGGAGGTCTGCAGTCGCGCACGATCGAGGTGTTCGATCAGCGTGGCATTGCGGATCGGTTTCTTTCGGAAGGACAGGTCGCCCAGGTCGGAGCGTTCGCGTCGGTCAAGCTGGACATCAGCGACTTTCCAACGCGGCACCCGTATGGGCTCGGATTGTGGCAGAACCACATCGAGCGAATCCTCGCCGGCTGGGTGGATGAGCTGAAGGTGCCGATCCATCGCGGACGCGAGGTGACGGGTTTCGTACAGGACCACACTGGCCTCGACGTTCAACTCTCGAACGGCGAATCGCTGCGGGCGGAATATCTCGTCGGGTGTGATGGAGGCCGCAGTGTGATCCGCAAGACAGCTGGCATCGAGTTCCCCGGATGGGATCCGACGATGAGCAGCCTGATCGCCGAGGTCGAGATGACCGAGCAGCCGGAGTTGGGCGTCCACCGCTCGGCGGCAGGCATGTACGCGTTCGGCAAGCTGGAGTACGAGATCCGCGATGGCAAGATCATCTACAAGGATGGCGGGTCGATACGTGTAATGGTGCCCGAACCGCATGTCGGGACCAGCAGAGAACCCACGCTCGGCGATCTCAGCGCTGCGCTCATCGCCGTATGCGGGACGGATTACGGATTGCGCAGTGCCACATCGATCTCCCGATTCACTGACATGACGCGTCAGGCCGCCGCTTACCGCGACAGACGCGTCCTGCTTGCGGGCGACGCCGCGCACGTGCATTCGCCCGTCGGAGGACAGGGCCTCAACACCGGCGTGCAGGATGCGGTGAACCTTGGATGGAAGCTGGCCCAGGTGGTCAGGCAGACATCACCCGAAAGTCTGCTAGATACGTATCACGCCGAGCGTCATCCGATCGCTGCACGCGTTCTGCGCACCACGATGGCGCAAGTCGCGCTGCTTCGCACGGACGAGCGCACCAGGGCATTGGGCGATGTCGTCACCGAGCTGCTAGGGATGGACGAGCCGCGCAGGACGTTCGCGGCGAGAATGTCCGGGCTGGACATTCATTACGATCTTGGGGCGGGGCACCCGCTGTTGGGACGCCGGATGCCCGATCTCGATCTGGTCACCGCCAACGGTCCGTTGCGGGTCTTTACGCTGCTACACAATGCGCGACCGGTGCTGCTCAAACTCGGCGGGCCTGGCGATTTTGATATCGCTCCATGGGCAGATCGTGTACAGTCGATCGACGCCGAATACCATGGTACGTGGGAACTTCCGGCACTCGGAGTGGTCGCGCCTCCGACCGCGGTGTTGATCCGGCCTGACGGATATGTGGCCTGGGTGGGAGAACGATCCGACGGTGGGCTCGTGGACGCGTTGATCACCTGGTTCGGGGCGGGGGATTCGGCGCAATCACGTCGCTTGAGTGACGGGCCACGAGTATTGTGA
- a CDS encoding GDCCVxC domain-containing (seleno)protein, whose product MQTTTVLTCPECGRTETLEMPTDACVIFHQCAGCGTVLRPRAGDCCVYCSYGSVPCPSRQAERAG is encoded by the coding sequence ATGCAGACGACAACAGTGCTTACCTGTCCCGAATGCGGCCGCACCGAGACGCTGGAGATGCCGACCGATGCCTGCGTCATTTTCCACCAGTGCGCAGGCTGTGGAACAGTGCTTCGTCCGAGGGCAGGCGACTGCTGCGTTTACTGCTCATACGGATCGGTGCCGTGTCCGTCCAGGCAGGCGGAACGCGCCGGTTAG